CCAAAGCAATGGTTGATATGGGCTTGGTTGCCACCCCACAACTGGCGTTTGACAAGTATCTAGGTAAAGGTGAAAGCGCCTACGTTGGTAACCAATGGTGTCCATTAGCTGAAGCGGTAGCACATATTAATAATGCTGGTGGCATGGCGGTTTTGGCTCACCCAGCTAAATATCAACTATCTAATAAGTGGTTGCGGATGTTGACGGCGGATTTTGTTGAAGCTGGTGGCGAAGCGATTGAAACCATCCATTGTCAGCAAAACCAACAGCAGCAACAGTTTTTACAACTACTGGCCAAAGAGCAGAACCTATTGTTATCCGCCGGCAGTGATTTTCATGGCCCCAGCCGTTGGCTGGAACTAGGCCGAGGGCTGCATCGTCCCGACCAACCCGGGGTGTGGCATCATTTTGGTTGGATTGAGGAGGGCCAATGAGCCAGTTTTTTCAGATCCACCCAGAAACCCCGCAGGTGAGGCTAGTTAAGCAAGCGGTGGAGATCCTGCAAAAAGGTGGGGTGATTGTTTATCCAACCGATTCCGGCTATGCGTTAGGTTGTACCATTGGTGATAAGAAGGCGATGGAGCTTATTTGTCGTATTCGCCAAATTAACGACGATCACAACTTCAGTTTGATGTGCCGCGACCACTCTGAGTTGGCTAACTATGCCCGTGTCGATAATGCCGCGTTCCGTTTGCTGCGTAACAATACCCCCGGGCCATATACTTTTATCTTCAAAGGCACTAAAGAGGTGCCGAAGCGGCTGC
The genomic region above belongs to Ferrimonas lipolytica and contains:
- a CDS encoding L-threonylcarbamoyladenylate synthase → MSQFFQIHPETPQVRLVKQAVEILQKGGVIVYPTDSGYALGCTIGDKKAMELICRIRQINDDHNFSLMCRDHSELANYARVDNAAFRLLRNNTPGPYTFIFKGTKEVPKRLLNPKRKTIGIRIPNDRIALALLEALGEPMMSTSLILPGEQDSESDPYEIRMTLEHAVALIIDAGYLMSEPTTVVDLSEDNPEIVRVGAGDPSPFE
- a CDS encoding PHP domain-containing protein, whose product is MKIDLHCHSRASDGSLTPTELVQRAINQQVSILALTDHDTIAGLAEAKVAANGSSLKVIDGVEISTSWRNWEIHIVGLNFDIDNEPLQQLLMRQSHWRQQRAELIEQKLVKRGFDGVLAQARVYADGGNIGRSHFAKAMVDMGLVATPQLAFDKYLGKGESAYVGNQWCPLAEAVAHINNAGGMAVLAHPAKYQLSNKWLRMLTADFVEAGGEAIETIHCQQNQQQQQFLQLLAKEQNLLLSAGSDFHGPSRWLELGRGLHRPDQPGVWHHFGWIEEGQ